In the Flavobacterium pallidum genome, one interval contains:
- a CDS encoding RNA recognition motif domain-containing protein, which produces MNIFVGNLPFSIEEADLRESFEAYGTVDSVKIISDKFTGRSKGFGFVEMSNDDEGQKAIDELNGATVQSRNIVVNKSEPKPEGERRSFNNNRGGSGGGRSGGGYGDNRGSGGGYNRGGGRDY; this is translated from the coding sequence ATGAATATTTTTGTTGGAAATCTTCCGTTCAGTATTGAGGAAGCAGATTTAAGAGAGTCTTTCGAGGCTTATGGTACAGTAGATTCAGTTAAAATTATCAGCGATAAATTTACCGGAAGAAGCAAAGGATTTGGTTTTGTTGAAATGTCAAATGATGACGAAGGACAAAAAGCAATCGACGAATTGAATGGCGCAACGGTTCAAAGCCGTAATATTGTTGTAAACAAATCAGAGCCAAAGCCGGAAGGTGAAAGAAGAAGTTTCAATAACAACCGTGGCGGTAGCGGCGGTGGCCGTTCAGGCGGTGGTTATGGAGACAACCGTGGCAGCGGTGGTGGTTACAACCGTGGCGGTGGCAGGGACTACTAG